The nucleotide window TGACATATGAAATTGTAAGAGGAATcgatttatttgatttttagctatataaaaaaaaaattagtttgatgatattttttttcaaaaattaatatataatattgtgtTGGTTCTAATGACTCATATGgttaatgaattaattttttttacttgaaatgatttttttcatatttcaattgaggatttttttttatactctctctctatatatatagtatttattatactttatattgagatttgagatattactttttttttagagatATACTGGCGCCTTTTCAATTAACTAAGTTTATAAGGAACCAATTGCTATTGTTTAGGGGTGTCAAGATCGGGttccaattttttctttttgagaaagaaGAGGTTTCTGGACAAGCGAAAGAGATATCGAAAGAGCAGATGCTTTTATTTGAAACAAAAGCATAGAGATTTGGCTGGAGAACTATAAACAATCcttacaataacaacaaaaaaaaaaacataaaaatatagttAACTAATCaagcaaaaatataaaagaatatttagttATGGTTTGAAAAGGAATGAAAGATCACGTTCTcaaataacataattcaattcTCCAAAATCTACAAAGAGACGAAGTGAGTATAAACAATCAGAGTCTTTAGAAACTACAAGAATAAGCAAAGAAAAAATCTCAAGAAACtacaaagaataaaaaaaacaaattattttttctacaaAAAATTCATGATTTGTATCATcaagaatccaaaaaaaatatattaaatgtataATTACAATAGAAAAAAGTGATAATTATAAGTATTAGATATGCCAAATCTTTTACCTCGTAAAATCAAACTATGCAAAAATATCTAACATTCTTCATTATACATCTCTCTCCTGCAAAATCAGATCAAAGAAGgcaaaaaaattaaccaaatcaaagagataaaagatgaagaataaggaaaatgaaaataaaataatcatcatacatgtctcaaaataaatttttataagtGTAATATTTAGGagttataaatttgtatatttaataatttgaaggttatgaatatgaaaggttaaggagttatatatattactaaattaattaagatttgaatttatttaattgaatagGTATGAATTAAGGAGatggttttataaaataaataattaaagaaaattagagaaaatgtcaaaaaaaccacaaaaaagataaattctTCCTTGGCCattgagaggtgccacatcacttcttttttatttagctttatatatatatatatatatatatatgatacgtTCCGATTAAAACTAAATTAGTCTTAGCTACTCTACTCTCAATTAGTAACTAGTAAGCTACAAGGTATTCCAATGATCTTAGGATAACAAGCTACGAGTTAGTAGATATTTTTCCTCTCGTTCtctttttttctagttttttttattggtcactttgattcttaaatttttcatcttaattattgatttctttTCGCTAGTGTGATTTAAATTATAGTTGTTATcgttgtttttttaattattttatactaccataaaataatcaataaatctTTATTCTCATTTGCTTTCatgttttttcttgattcatCACCTTTTAAACAATAAAATGCTTAAACAATTTTGTCAAAGTCCTACACAATATACATGGTAGGTATTCTAActtctatatttattttcaaaaataatatcttaAATTAATCGGACAGTACCATTTGAAGAGAAATCGAGATAATCGGACGATTTcagaagaattattttttattataaaaaataaaataactaaaacaaTGGGGAATCAAGCTGGAATGGACCATGATGTTACGAAAATCATTCACAACCACGTTCTAGCAATGTTTGTAATTGGGAATCCAAGTATAATAAAACACTGGGGAAACCGAGGCTAATAAAACTATAGAAAAGAACTAAAAATACTCCtgattattcaaaaaaatattaatatatctcttattcacctATTGAATTAAGAAACTTCTcaatccatttttttaaaattcattttacccttaaaactaatactacaattttttttatatttactattattattaattattatgtagCATCTTTCTACGggataaatttaaatttcaatctttcaaattttcttcAATCCGCCCAATTCATATCCACATTTCTGTACTCAGACTCAATTAAAAgattcatcaaaaataaaagattggaTCAATTTCTCTTTCCCTTTAAACCTAATACTTCTTTTCATTTAATGAAATCTGTAATAATGGAGGTCACTTGTGGATAATTAAGGCAGTGGTGCAGTGAAATAATCTTCTACTTTATACAATATACGGATCTTACAATCAATAAACATTTTGATTTAACTGTGAAAAACTTTAATGACGCACAAAAGTAGTTAGTGTACTTACATTAGGCCTCTTAACTTCAAATATTACTTGGcttctatataaaaaaacaatattttatttgacttgtctaatttaaaaaatcaagagtgttgtattgtatattttttcttttttccttttatattaaataactatataaaatagtaatagtcaaatttaaatttcttaagtatataatttagtaaaaatacaccctaattaaaaaatttcttaagaatTGTGTCACTTAACATGGATCGAATAATATGAAACGAGAGAAtagttttataaattaattattggtTAAAAGTCAATGGAAGTAATGAGAAGTTTAATTATATTGTTCAAAGTTGAAGGGAGAGTTTTAAAGCAAAATTTGAGAGGGTATAAAAAAACAATCGAATCATACCATGGAAAAACGCCACCTGGAAAAATGAACCATGATGGTACGATTTTCACTAATTAATTGTTCAATAATGTAGAAAATGAAATCATTCACAATCACGTTCTAactgttttttttaattcgAATCAAGTATAATAAAACAATGAGGAAATCGAGGGCTAGTAAAATATCAAGTTTTGTCTAAATCGACCTGGCCAAGCACTAGTTTTTGGAGTcgtatatattatttattcatgGTTAgccaaaataaataagtattacTCCTTCCGTCTCATATTACTGGGTATCTATATTTCTAATAAAAGTTTTCTTAAGAactgtgtcaagtcaatataAGATTAATTATTAGTTAAGAAGTTAATGAAATCATGATGGGGCCAGTAGTGTTATAAATAGTGTAAATGGTATTCCTAAAAATGAACATTCAATCGGCACATTTATATTAGTGAGAGAGAAATGGCAAATTGTGATGGGAGAAGGAAGGAGGTGATAGGAATAATTGGAGGTGGAATCAGCGGTCTCTTGGCCTGCAAATATGCAATTTCCAAAGGATTTGATCCAATTGTTTTCGAGTCAGAAAGTAGCATTGGAGGTGTTTGGAGTAAGACTATTGAGAGCACTAAACTGCAGACACCAAAACCCCTTTACCAATTCTCTGATTTTCCATGGCCTGATTCTGTAACCGAAGTGTTTCCCGATCAACACACGGTGTTGGAGTACATTGAATCATACGCACGTCACTTTGATTTGGTGAGACACATTCAGTTCAATAACAAAGTATTGAGCCTTAGCTATGAAGATGATGGTGGCAATGGAACCGGTCGAGAATGGATGTCTAATGGCAAATGGAACGTTACTGTACAACACACTCCAACCCTATCCATAAAGGTAACCACTACTAATCAAACATAGATttcaaaacataattaataCACATCCTTCTGATTACTCAATGTATGCAGCAGGTATACCAAGTTGATTATGTAGTAGTTTGTGTGGGAAAGTTCAGTCAAGTCCCAAACATACCTGAATTCCCTCAAAACAAAGGTCCTGAAGCTTTTGAAGGCAAAGTAATCCATTCAATGGATTATTCAAAGATGGACTCCACAACTGCAACCGACTTTGTCAAAGGAAGGAAAACATGTAGCCGTTGTTGGATTCCAAAAATCAGGACTGGACATTGCCATGGAGTCCTCCACAGTAAATGGTAGTAAGACATGAATTCAATTCAGCTTTTGTTTTCTTCCATCAACGTAACAATCAATTTTGCAGGGGTTGAACGTCCGTGCACCGTAATAATCAGGACACCACATTGGAACGTTCCTGATTATTTCCCCTGGGGATTCCCAATGGCAAAACTCTATTTGAATAGATTCTCAGAACTTACAGTGCATAAACCCGGTGAAGGCCTTCTTTTATATCTCATAGCTACAATTCTCTCACCTCTGGTAATTCCTTTTATTatcttaattaataataaaactcAGCTACAAATATTATTACTCTAATTCATCCATTTTACAGAGGTGGGGCTTCTCAAAGTTTGTGGAAAGCTATATAAAACACAAGCTCGGGCTTTCAAAGCACGGGATGGTGCCAGATCATAGTTTCTTAAACGAATTGAGTGCCTGTTTAATTTCTACAGTGCCTCAGGGTTTCTACGACAGAGTTGAGGAAGGACGTCTCAAACTCAAGAAAGCTAAGAGTTTTGGATTTACTAAACAAGGCATTGTGCTTGAAGGTCAGGAGGCCGAACCCATTAAATCTGACTTAGTCATACTCGCCACAGGCTTCAACGGAATTGATAAGCTCAAACACATTTTTGAATCACCAAAATATCAGCAACTCATAGCAGGCACAGACGATTCTGCTGCAGTTCCCCTCTATAGGTGAGTAATACATAAAACAACACTTGctgtgaaaataataaatatttatacttCTGACTTATTATCAGGGAATGCATTCATCCCCAAATTCCACAACTGGCAATTATTGGATTCTCAGAAAGCATAGCAAATCTATACACCTCAGAAATAAGGTGCCGATGGCTGGCAGAGCTTCTTGATGGAAAATTCAAGCTGCCTAGCATAAAGACGATGGAGAAAGACATAGCGGAATGGGATAAATACAAGAAGAGATACTCAAAGAAGTACTACAGGAAATCATGCATCGGTGCATTGCATATTTGGCACAACGACCAACTCTGCAAGGACATGGGCTGGAATCCTAAGAGGAAAAAGGGTCTTTGGGCTGAGTGGTTTGAACCTTACGGACCAATGGATTACACAGGCCCAATATAAGATCAGCACCCAACTTCCCCTTCCTGGGCTTTCTCTTTTGTGTTTTTACTTCTTCCTCACCGTTGTTTTACCGTCTAAAAAGTGTAATTTGTCATTTCTCattgaaaataaaaaggttAATAATTCCACCCACCAAAGCCAGCTTGACATTCATTCATGCTGTGTTCCTTTTAATCTGCGCTACACTTCAACAAACTTAAGGTAGAATGACAATACAACAGTGTTGTTCTCGCATGCTTCAATATGATAAGCTGGATATAAAAATCCACAGGTAGGTTAACACAGAGAACCAAACACTACAAAACTCATTGAACACATCCCAATTATTTTTCCCATAGATAGTCATTGAAAGGCGATTCAACATGTATTTTGTGTACAGCAAGTTTGCAAGATCATTAGGGATTGATTGACCTCAAGAAATTCAAGGGATGCTCTAATTAAccttttttatttcctttcGTTCTAGCAAAGCTGACTTCTTAAGCCAAGATGCCCAACATTTTCCTCTAAAAGCAAGAAGTTACATGGTACATATGTACATAAGGAAGTAATGCcgataagtatatatatacagatgTTCCAACTTATGTACATAAGACAGACCAAGCCACAAGGCATTATTGCAGTCATGATGAATCTTCGAACATCCACCACCCCCCAGAAAATAACTTCAGAGGAGGGAATAAAGGAAAAACAATAACTAAGAAAGCAAGTACCCATGGAGGATAGAGACTCAGTAATCCTACTTTCAGAGAAAAAGACAACATCCAAGAAAGCTAAGTTAATCAGGAATATGAAAGGAGGTTTCATAAGTTTCAAAGGTCTGAAATCTAATCCACTCAACTAATAACCTGAAAGAGAACGCGGAATAAGATAAAGTTAATAAACAGAAATAACATTTATCAGCTGATTAGCAGCACTGGACTATCTTAAAATTTTCAGATGAATAATATTGGATACAAGGCAAacgaaaaataaagaaagaatagGTCAATGGATTATAATGGCATTGTGTAgtttaaaaatgacaaaataggTTTGTCCCAGTTAATTAAAAGCATCTTATTACTTTACTTGAATATACCAAGTACTCGGTTAAAATTTGGTCATTGTGCGTGGGTAATTATTACATCATCTTTCCAGGAATGACAGAAGCAGGATATTCATTTCTTTAGTACTAAGATAGCAGACCATCATTTCAAAACTGCATCAGATAAGACAATTGGCTGACATCCCTATATTTTCAGGTTtgtcctaattaattagttatgcAACTACTGTAATACAGTACATACAGCGACTGTCATGCAGAGACAACAATGTAGGAATTTGTTATGCGGGGGATAAAGAAgtttcatcaaaattttgtTGCTATACCTTCGAAATGAGAATTCTACTAACCTTAGCTTCATTTGTGTCACAATGCAGAAACCACCAAGGACTTTTCTTTGACAATAACCTGAACGTAAAAATGCTTTGTGATAAAGCATGTAATATAACtggaaatttgaaaatttcagtTATCCAAACTACTAACACAAGCAGTGCTCATCTAGAATTCCTGAAACATTATGCATATCTAACATTAACTCGTTAAAAACCTCCAATTGATAAATCAATGGAAAATACCTCCCAGAACACAGACAAAGAACAGTACAGATAGCACCAGAAGAATCTAGTCCAGGAAAAAAATGGAACCACAAATGTAATCCCGCTAAAGCACATTTCTAATTGGCATGCAAAAAGGAGGAAGATGACGGGTATCCATTACCTGATAAACCCAGCCATCATGCGTAAGCCCATGAAAAGGGTCAATCCCAACCAAACACCAGGAAGACCAAGAAGTCTAGGAGCACAAAGCAGAAATGCAGATGATATTGCCCCCACCAACATCTGTATGCCAAAGAAAGAACACGACttctgaatataaatatatatacttggtAAGTATTGAATCATAATGCACTACAAGCTTACCATGGAACGAGCTGCATAAGCGAAGTCTGAAACACCATAATGGAGGCCATCAAAGATAAACGCAAGAGCATTTATTGGTTGACTGGCACTGACAAACTGCAGCAATTTTGCaattttacaatttaaaacTTAGTTTCTGAGCATTAACCGAACTCTTCAGAGAACCATTCGAAGATAAGAACATCTTACTCATAGGTAAATCACtgacaaattaaatttaacCAAATACTCCCAAAGGTTTAAAGACGTACCAATAAACCTGTACTAACCACAGCTAGCACCTCTGTGTCCTTGGTAAATAAAGTAGATAAAGAGCCAAAAGAAACACCTAATGCAGCCGCCAAAAACACACCTGCAACTAGCCCTATCTgcaaattataggtccaaattCATTATTAGTGTAGAGTGTCTCACAAACTTGCAGAGCTCAACGGCACAAAAAAGAAGGGAAGCACAAACCTTTAGAACATAGTGTGTAATTTCAGTTGCCACCACGTAATCGCCTTTTGATAAATAACTAGCAATCAACGCCTGGAAACAAAGTAAAGAGAAGTTGTCTCAAACTGAAAAATTGTGATAAGATGCAAGAGATCAACTATTACTGGTCGAATCTTATAATATATCATCTGACATATGGTATTTGAAAGCTTTGAAGCACCAGAAGTAGTTGCCGATTCAAACATGAAGCACACACCATAAGCAAGAAAAAGTATAGACATAAGCATATGGGATAAATATACATGCACAAAAAGACAGATAGGTTCTGATGTAGGAGGTACATGAGAAAAAGAGAAGTTACGAGTCGAATTAGACCCATAGGGATAAAGAGGATTTCATTTATATCAATTTACTTGTGCAGATGCAGCCAGTGCATCTGTGAGGAGGGAGACAGCTAGCCAAACTTGTAAGCATATTTGGTGAGCCGCCATTGCTACAGCACCTTGACGAGCAGCCATTGATGTAGCAAGTGTCATTGTGAAAAGGACAGAAAGAGTTCTTCCAATGAGAAATCCACCTAAGGCAGCACAAATACAAAATTAGAAGAACCCTTTAACTATCATGAAAAGTATACAGATATGAAATGCAACAAACATCAAGAGATTGTTGTGGCACAAGCACAGAGGAGAGCTTGTTTATCAAATAGAAGGAATCTTGGAATACACATCTCAAGAATAACCACTAACCAGATTTTAAATAGCCACCAAATTGCAGCTCTTCAAATCGTGGAGGTAATATCATTACTCTCTGATTTAAATACCACATCATAGAAAAGGCCACTAGGTATCTAGAAAATTGAAGCTTATAAGTATTTCATCatataaagataaaaagaacaaaagtttAAGACAGTAGAGAAGCACAAACTGTGAAATGACAGTGGATATGGCAGCTCCGGACACACCCAAGCCGAAATAGTACATAAGTAAGGGAAACAAAAATATAGCTGCAAAGTTTCCAATGCCTGCACAAATAATATGCTATATCATTACAAAGGTACAACTTTAGCTCCATTAACATATCTAAGAACGATAAAGAATTGCATTTGTAATTACAGCAAATTGCATTTGCAGACATCCTTAAGAAGATGAGGAAAAACTTATCTTTTTGGGCATTTTTCCCGTATAACACTTGCACAAGAATCTTTTACACTatccaattatttatttaacaatAAACATTGATCAGATAGTATTTCATTATCAAAAAAGCTTTAGATTTTATTCCCTCCGATTTAACTTTTTtatcacaatattattattttagtgatCAAACAAAGTTTACATGACTGTAAGTTTATGAGTACATTAAGCATACaaacatatttttatgtaatatataaatattattctgTAAGAATTTTGGTCCAAACTGGGGGTGATAAAGGAAATATTTCCATTTTCCACCTTCATCAGTATACATACTGAACAAACTCAAGTGCAAATAAGCAATTAAGTTAAGAATACAGTGATTTAGAGGAGAAGATATATATGACTTAGATGACAAAGGTGTTCCAGGTTAATTAGAACGTTATTGAAGGGAGCATTGCCTGCCACAAATTTAGGATACCCAAAAGTTGGAATTTCTATGTCAAAACTGCATAAATGGAATCAGCAGAAAGGATATTGGGCAAGAACTATTATCACTTAAATAGCCAAGGATCCAAAACTTGCCTAAACAGAAGACTGGAGTCTTTGTATCCTTAAATCCACGGAATATGCCTTGAAGGGCCAAGGAAACTACAAATGCAGGGGCACCAAGAGCACGCACAGCAAGAAATTGTTTTGCTGGAACTCTCATAGGTGAAGTCtacaaacaaaacaatttttttagtaaGAACTCATAAGAAAATCTTTATGCATGTACACAACAATGTGTGTTTGAAGGGCCAGCATAACAAGAAAattgtgataaaatattttaggaAGCCACAAATAACTTTGCTATTTTCCTAACCAAACATCGTCTTATAAGTCATCAAGATTTTTCTCCTCCCAATAACCATATGAGAATCTAGTATACGAATTACTAAATAAAATtagctaaacaacaaaaaaaaactcaaaccaCTCAGGTTGCAAACATGAATTACCAAAATGAAAAACTCAGACGCCACAACTTAGTCAAACTAAATAGGTTTTATGTTCCTTAAGATGGAATTCACTATATTATTTCACACTATCAGATTATTAGTAGACATCATCAAATTACACAGGTTGATATCGAAGTTGCAGCCTAGCGTAATGATTGCAACTTCACTTCGCACCAAAGTGGTGCGTGCTACCAATTTCATAAAGGTCTCTCTCCATTCACTTCTGTTTTCCCTATTAACAGGCCCATCACTCCGGGAAAAAACGGAAAAAGTAGAATTAAAAAGGAGTCAGTAAAACCAAACAAACTTTGTCAGgcaaaaataaacataaaaattgtatGAGTTATAAATTAGCCAGGACAAAAATGGTCTCTTGTGACccttatttaaaacttttacttctTCAGGATATTATGTGCACTCACGTGCTGAATACATACTTCACACAAATTAAAGCAAGCACAAAAAGAAGGAACTCAAATGAAAGACTGGGAAGTGAGAAAATATATATGCCATCGTACGGATGATATGCCCATTAAACCAAGAAGTAGTTCAGATCCCAACGCCAAAGCCAAAGCTTCAATTATGCCGATGCCAACTGCTAAAAATAATGCGGTAGACACAGAAGAGAACTGATGCCTTTCTGCTACCCCAGTGGGAAGTCTACCAGTGCCATTTACCCCCTCTGCACAACGTATCGACAAATGAGCGTTATAAAAGTCGGAGCATGAGTCCTAAGCCTTTTAGTAGGAACACCAACTCTAGGTCAGTTGAATACCTAAGCAATTATAACAATGAATGAGAAAAAGTTAACACTCCATTTACCTGACATGTAAACTTTGGTTGCATTCTTGGCGATGTCTTCAGCGACGAAAGATGTAGCAACACTAAGTAGAGGAATATTAAAAAGCTTTGATATAATGTTAAAAATTGATATTGAGACACCAGCTGAAGCTAATTCCACAGAACCTGTAAGGCAGAAATAACTCTCAAGCTTCAAACAGTAACAGGAAAGAAGAAGGCACATAAAGCCAACACTCCCTCCACCCCTTCATGGTACCCCTCATAAAGGAAAATGGGAAAAACTCAAAAATCCCATTTCCAGCTTCACTGGACACgatcaagaaaatcaaattcttTTAAAGAATACAGATAGGGAACATTATGTTTTTCTAGTCTCACGAGCTGAAGGATAGCACACACTTTAAATAGTATAGTAACTAAAGTACATCTGGTAGCCACAACAAAATTAGTTAAGTTATATATGCTAAATCGGTACAAGCATAACCGTTAAGGGTCGTCGTTAATATAAGATCCTAAATTCTCTTCCTTAACGACAAATTGATGCTAGTCATTGACATAAGTTTTCGCACCACCCCCCCGAATAGAAATTGTTGTACCAGTTCATCTGTGATCTCAGGAGATTCTAAAATTCAATCAAAGAGTTGCATAAAAATGCTGAATGTGCAAAAGTTCCACCTTACCCAGGCGCCCAATATAAGCAGTCTCCATTAACTGTGCCAAAGGGTCAATGGCCTGTCCAGCAATTGCTGGCAAAGACAGCATCACAAGCTCACGCCTGACATCCTCAGATTGAGATGAGCTTGTAGGAGCCTCTTCTATTGATTCACTTTCGACATTTGTTATAATGGGAACAGTCTCATTCAACTCACTGAAACCAACAAAAGgatttgaaaagaagaaaactagaTCAGCAAAGGAGGGATGTGGACCAGCAACATAAGCTGACTTGAAAACCATCAAAAAGACAAATCAGTAATGCCACTTTGTCAAGATTTAACCACATAAACGCAATACATATTGTAGCCAGCCGGAATATCCATAAAAAGAATTAACATGTAAACATCAGTATGTAGAGTAGAATATATATTAGGCTCAGTTAAGATCTCTAAGTTTCATCAATGAACCTAACCTCTGCaataattactttgaaaatgtGTAATGCAGAGACAACAAGTGTGAAGGCTttataacttcaattttttcataGATACTAAAGTTCCCAAGCCCAGACAATTAAGCCAACAACTGACTGTCCTTGCCCATTCTAGGAGGGCCTTTAATTGAGATACCAAAGCTAGAAGTACCAAGATCGTGGACAGGTAATAACCATGTTACAACAATGTTACTGTAAATATTCTGATGCAGGATGGAAGTAAAAGCTCCGCGCTAGATACAATGGAAACAGGAAAGCTTAATAAGGTGTGGGAAAGTGCACTTGTTGGTTGTGACCATCATCAAGGGAATCATCgactttttttttgggggggtgggggacaatctacaacaacaacaacatacccagtgtaacaATCTACCTCCGGAAAATATCTAgtgagagattattttttttgttctgccAATTCTAATAAGATCTT belongs to Solanum stenotomum isolate F172 chromosome 1, ASM1918654v1, whole genome shotgun sequence and includes:
- the LOC125851600 gene encoding protein DETOXIFICATION 45, chloroplastic isoform X1, translating into MAAAQLTSKAMYNGFTELEVKEEISKSCSLRFSNRRCSSFSRINQNSLKHVYGSNNCSLSIGKSKRFSYSPVLFPRKRKSLRFHNKFSSESGAEASDLQDTTAVKGIDYLSSSSGEVDELNETVPIITNVESESIEEAPTSSSQSEDVRRELVMLSLPAIAGQAIDPLAQLMETAYIGRLGSVELASAGVSISIFNIISKLFNIPLLSVATSFVAEDIAKNATKVYMSEGVNGTGRLPTGVAERHQFSSVSTALFLAVGIGIIEALALALGSELLLGLMGISSTSPMRVPAKQFLAVRALGAPAFVVSLALQGIFRGFKDTKTPVFCLGIGNFAAIFLFPLLMYYFGLGVSGAAISTVISQYLVAFSMMWYLNQRVMILPPRFEELQFGGYLKSGGFLIGRTLSVLFTMTLATSMAARQGAVAMAAHQICLQVWLAVSLLTDALAASAQALIASYLSKGDYVVATEITHYVLKIGLVAGVFLAAALGVSFGSLSTLFTKDTEVLAVVSTGLLFVSASQPINALAFIFDGLHYGVSDFAYAARSMMLVGAISSAFLLCAPRLLGLPGVWLGLTLFMGLRMMAGFIRLLSKKSPWWFLHCDTNEAKVSRILISKVIS
- the LOC125851600 gene encoding protein DETOXIFICATION 45, chloroplastic isoform X2, coding for MAAAQLTSKAMYNGFTELEVKEEISKSCSLRFSNRRCSSFSRINQNSLKHVYGSNNCSLSIGKSKRFSYSPVLFPRKRKSLRFHNKFSSESGAEASDLQDTTAVKGIDYLSSSSGEVDELNETVPIITNVESESIEEAPTSSSQSEDVRRELVMLSLPAIAGQAIDPLAQLMETAYIGRLGSVELASAGVSISIFNIISKLFNIPLLSVATSFVAEDIAKNATKVYMSEGVNGTGRLPTGVAERHQFSSVSTALFLAVGIGIIEALALALGSELLLGLMGISSTSPMRVPAKQFLAVRALGAPAFVVSLALQGIFRGFKDTKTPVFCLGIGNFAAIFLFPLLMYYFGLGVSGAAISTVISQYLVAFSMMWYLNQRVMILPPRFEELQFGGYLKSGGFLIGRTLSVLFTMTLATSMAARQGAVAMAAHQICLQVWLAVSLLTDALAASAQALIASYLSKGDYVVATEITHYVLKIGLVAGVFLAAALGVSFGSLSTLFTKDTEVLAVVSTGLLFVSASQPINALAFIFDGLHYGVSDFAYAARSMMLVGAISSAFLLCAPRLLGLPGVWLGLTLFMGLRMMAGFIRLLSKKSPWWFLHCDTNEAKVIS